Part of the Leptodactylus fuscus isolate aLepFus1 chromosome 6, aLepFus1.hap2, whole genome shotgun sequence genome, ATAAGTTGCCATAACGTAGTCACAGACTTTCCCATTAAAGTTTTCCTCCATGCATAGATTAGAGGAGGGAAGTCCTATTGCATTATGCTAAAAGCTAGGTATATTCAATCTTGGCTGATCAGAAGAACACAGAGAGGGCACACACGTCACTTAAGAGACTTTCTGATGTCTTTGGTAGAGTATATATTGATAACTCAATATTAAAGGTAGTGTCCATGTGTTAGAAATACTGTATTACATAGCAGTCATTCAAATCAATGGCTGTATGTTTTGACTCATAGAAGGGAATTCTGAGCGGGGGACCCCTATGTGACTTCCATATTTTCTCATGTAGACAGTATTTTTCTtcattagacaacccctttagggatGTTTGTAGAGGATTTTAGAAAGTACCTTTGGAGAAAATTGGTAGCAGACTTTGAGGTCCTGGAAGTCTTTGCAATGACCATGAAGCTTGCATGTGGATCTCAGAGTAAAGCAATACATATGAACGGGTTTCCATTGCACTACTGTACatactttgttttttttctgttttaaccAAGTTAATGTCTCCGCAGATTCTTCAGACTGCTTTTTTTGGTGTCTGCCTGTTGTGTGATCTACTCCAACTCTGCCTCTCCAATCGGAACAGATTCTGCTCAGTTTTGGGACGGTTAAAAGACTGTATCTTTGCTACACTAGCATTCCCAGTTGGCGTGGTAAGCTTGTCAGTTTTCCTACATAGTTTAACTTCTGTGGAGTTTGTCCACAAGGTGGCACTCCTTCTCTAGAATGTGACGTATCACTATCactcattttttatgttttattttccagTTTGTATTTACTTCATTCTGGAGTATTTACGCCTATGATCGTGAGCTGGTGTACCCTAAAGAACTGGACAGCATCATACCACAGTGGCTTAACCATGCCATGGTAAGACTATCCTGTGATTCTGCATTATTAAGAGGATCCGTAATGTTAGACATATTTGTATATCACAAATCCACAAGATCCACAGATGTGggtgaatataaaatataacatcaGTGGTCAATTCTTTAAAAGAATAGAGGACGATTAAAGAGACCACCAAGGTGAaccttaaatggagtctgtcaccaacgCGGTTAGATATGGCAGGCTCTTCTAAggtctagttcacatggggttctgcGTGAATacattccgttgcggctttccgctccggaataggcccaaatgaatgggcctagtccggagagcgGTGTTGTGAGGCGGACATGGCAGCTGAAGCAGCcgcggaatcctcctgaagaaagggcagctcgcttcttttttccgcgagcggcaacaaaccactcacggaaaaaggaaatgaccgactcccattgatttcaatgggaggaggCAGTATTTTGACATGGCTTCCGCGTCAAGATCCTGACcactttgccccgtgtgaactagcccttaatgtaATGCCATGTTATTTTCACCTTAATGTTTTCCATATTGAAATTTATATCTCCGTTGTTAAGATATTCATTTGTTTCACAGTACATAAATAAGCATTCCAGAATAGTGAAGACGTTTCTGTTGTTTAAAACTGCTATCCCCCATACTGCTTTAATACTctttcctctccctccccctcctttctTTGAGTGACCGGGCCTGTGAGTtatgctgaaatctcacctggcTCTGTGATATCATATTCACAGAACACTGTGGGGCGCAGCACTTTAAAGCAACGTTGCCGCCATCTGTGCTAAAGTCTGCTTATTTGTGTATGGTGAAATAAAAAAGAATATCTCAGCAATGAGAAGTGGTTGAGCCTGACTTATGTGactgttgctggtttaatatgcctcaccctggtaacagactccctttaaaggttttttattcttccaccccacccccccaaggtctaaaaacttttcagaaatgaaaggtacaggtgaatataagaacatTTGCTGTGGTCAGGTACAACAGTTTTGCGTTTAGACTGCTTTAATAAATCTGACCCCTATATCTACGGACTGATGTCTATAGCCTTAATCCTATATTAGAAGTGCATGGGGGGCCCCAACCATACCTGTATAGAGCTCCTATTTCATATAGAGATACAGAGCTGTGACATGTTCTAACAGACTTTGTATACATGGATGCATTCCCTGTATGAATATCCTGTAAGAGAATGTCTTCATATGGAAACTGTGCACATCTGTACTAGGCAGATTCACTACCTCCATGCAGTTAAACCCCTGTCAAGGGGTTTtcttgtgaacataaccttatttacgtttgtcacccatgaaaagttaaaaatgtttgcaaatataaataataattgtgGGAAATTTCTCTTAAACTCagttattgtggccaggttattttGTCATGCATGTCCTATCCCTTAGCTGATaagctgtccacaataaggaaatcatgactggggttctgaaaagaccaagacaatagaaagttcctgtatttatGGTCATATGCATTGGCAACCAATCTAGAAAACTAAAAGTCAACACTATCTAACATCGGTTAGAAAAAATCTCTAAAAtctcacacctacctttagtatgtaaattgcctcagcggttttgaagaagtccgtttttattcataagctaattaggctgggtgcatgatgcatcgtgcaccccctttgctattgtttactatgggtgtatacaacacagactgctgctgctgctgctgatgatgatgatgatgacgactcaacttcctgtttgcacacacacataggagataatagcagggacgagtgctgctgggaacttcctgtgctggctggaaactcattagcataggaataaaaacggacttattcagaaaccgctgaggcaatttacatactaaaggtaagtgtggaatagcctttctaaaggctatgcaaggatgtgattagttaaaaatgacttttcccaatgatagagcccctttaaaactcagCAAATTGTTTAATTACTCATATCTGCAAAAGTGTTTAACTTTTGATTGTTTACAAATTTgagtatggttatgttcatgggaaaacccaaaCAATTCACACAAACTATTGAATACATTTTGCAGTTTCCACCTCCCTCCCTTTATGGCAAACTTGCAGCTTGCTACTTGCTAAGGTTTACAGAGAGGGGGGGAGAAAAAGCTAGGTTCTCTTTTGGAAAGTTTTATCTTGCCTAGTAGTAGTTCGGTGTGTGATATTACGTATTACCATCCTTCTCTTTTATTTTCAGCATACATTTATCCTTCCGCTTATCGTCATTGAACTCTTTGCATGTTCACATCAATACCCAAATAAGAAGAATGGCATTTCTGTCCTGGTAGTGTTTGCCGTTGCATATCTGTCATGGTATGTACTTATTTTCTAATTATGTTGTCTAGATTAGACAGGGAATAGCGCCATTCGTTTCAAtggactgtgtctggtattacagaatATAAGTGAATAGGGCCCAGGTGCAATACCAAACAAGCCTCATGAATAAGAGTGTTATAGTTCCTGGAAAAGTAGAAGACCCTGTATTCTAATCCTGAACAACCTATTTAATAAGATGTTTAGTTTACAATGGAGGACTGTACTTAACCAGGGTTTTGTGTCTGCAGCATGAATATCCCTTGACTAATTCTCAACCCATAAAtagcacattaaagggattcgatCAATAATATTcaattctttttttcttcctaacatgtaggaatagccttaagaaaggctattcttctcctatctttagatgtcttctccgcactgccatttggtagaaatcccagttttctttggtatgcaaatgagttctctcacagcactggggacgggccccagcgctaaaacagcactggggggtgtgCCCAATGATGTGAGAGAAATctgcagcgacgcctctatcttcacctggaacggcctctccctgtgtcctcttccggtgctggcttcaaacttctaagcatgtgcagtcggctctgccgtcgcgcctcgggcagagccgactgcgcatgccaacagcaattttcttgtggccgcttacacagtaaactggtgtaagtggctattttcttgtggctgcttacacagtaagctggggtaagcggccacaaaaaaattgtcgcgggcatgcatagtcggctctgcccgaggcccgatggcagagccgactgcacatgcctagaagtttgaagccagccctGGAAGAAGACAGAAAATATTTAAGTAAGTACCTATGTTTTCCTGTAAGTGTCGTCAAGTTTTGTACAGTGTCTCAATTTACATTgaaaaaactttattgaaaaagATTTCTGATATACTTTGCATTTTTCTTCAGTACCCTtttagtatgtgtgtatatatatatatatatatatatatatatatatatatatatatataattaattctttatttatagCGAATAGACAAACAATACAAAAACAGAACAGGTTCAATAAACATATCAAATAACTGACAACAACAGTAATGCAGTGAGAAAACAGACAGATGAGAAAACTCATAATGACATTGGCAAAGCTGGCAAAAGGGAGAAGATGAGAAAAGAAGGGGAAGTAAGGGAAGAAAGAAATTGGGGGAGGGgaaaacaagaaagaagaatggGAATATGAGAGAGAAAAAGAGTGGGGGTGAGCAAGTGGCCACAGCCCCCATTCCCCAAGTGAGAGAACTACGGACTGGAATTCAACTCACCAGCTCTCTATAGGTCCGAGCACCCTGGAAGAAAATCCACAGTGTCCAGGCGTCCATGAAAGACTTGTGCGCATCCTGGAGAGACGCGGTTAGATCCTCCATGCCCTGGATGTCCTGAATTTTACAGACAGTAAAAAAAAGAGTGGGGAAAAAAGAGGGTGGGTTGAGCGCCTGAATACATGAACTGGCAGCCGTCAGTGAATGAAAacgtttttgtttaatttttgaaGTTCAGCGAGAGGTTACTCTTGCTGAACTACAAAAATTTTACAAAACCCATCAGCTGTATGAGCAGGACTAGGTCAGGGAGGAGTTTCCAGCTTATGTATGTAAAccacattcactgacagcaagcatagATTTTGAAAGCAgtgattggtttttttttttatggaaatatCTGGGGATCCATTTAACCGCAGGCAGTGCACATTGTAAAGTTATAATGACATAGTTGCAGTTGCTCTtgtgttaatatttttttatccTTTTGTGCACAGGGTTCACTGGGTGCATTATGCAGCAGATATTTGGGTGTATCCCATCCTGGCAAAGTTGGATGTAGTAGGAATGCTGGTGTTTTTTGCATCATCATTTTTAATTATGCTAATTTTCTACTGTTTGGGAGAGTGGCTGACACGGCTACGCTGGGGTAAGTCATTCTACATTCATTTATGCTACCATAGAAACAAGACTAGATGACCACATCATTAATTCAATACCAAATATTGTTAGGGTGATcagtggtttaaaggggttttctaacatCAGATCAATGTCCCTGCCGATtggttttattaaagggatcctatcactcagacgttgtcttctccgtgccatcattcgcctacaatcccttttttttttctcggtatgcaaattagctctctcacagcactgggggcgggccccagcgctcaaacagcactgggggcgtccccgatgctgtgagagaactctctccagcgccgcctccatcttcatcagcagtgtctagttcattctcttcttccagcggtggcttgtaacttctaggcctcgggcagagcagactgcgcatgcccacaggccacgagaaaatggctacttgcacagtattgtaagcgcccattttcgcgtggcctgtgggcatgtgtagtctgctctgcccaaggcctagaagttacaacccaccgctggaagaagagaatgaagaggacgctgctgacgaagatgaaggcggcgctggagagatttctctcgcagcattggggaatgcccccagtgctgtctgagcgctggggcccgcccccagtgttgtgagagagctcatttgcatacggagagAAGACTGGATTGtaggcgacgcggagaagacaacgaaaagtaggagaagaatagcctttcttaagactattccgactgtctgagtgataggatccctttaaggggccaCAGTACTTGAATGAGCAGGGCAGactctttattttttttgtggatcTGTATCTATATGTACATCAGCAGCATCTCCCTCCTGCACCGACATACTGTGTAGAAATGTTTGCCACCTTCTTAATTCCTAATGCTTATTCCACAGGTTCTGGACGTCCCTCtaaaaggaagaagaaaaagaagagcaACTAAAATCAAGATTTAGAACCAATTATTTcataaatttttttgaaaatatttGAAAAATGTTTAATTGAACACAGGACCCCTACCCTCTTGCCGAAGGGAGGTACAACAGAGCACCAGTTTTAGTCCTGGTTTCTTCAGGTCCCCATTCTGCAGTTCTAATCTAGCTGAGAAGAGCTCTCTGACTCCACCTAGTGGTAACATTCTGCATAATATCAAAGCTTGTATCCTTGACAACTGTATTGGCAAATTCACGTGCACCAATCTCCTGTGCTGCAGCAAGGGTTTGAGGTCATTACCAACAAGAACCACTCCTATTTGCCATCCATATTTAAATTGACAAATAATGTTAACCCCAATATTAAAATATTGgcattttttattatacttttttaaTCCTGTTTATGTTTACATACTGGGGACATGGCTTTACCCAGCAGGAATGTACCTCAAGCTGGTCCTAGTTCCTGCCTTAATTTATAGCCTTAAAGCAGCCTATGCAAAGGAATTCTGGGTAACGGCTGGCTGCATGGCTATGGGACTGTGAAGTTTAACATGACATCTTTCTTTTTTACCTTGTGTATCATTGGAACTGTGGACTGTACcgtgtattaataataatatttgctAATAACAACCCCACATTCTTTTCCTGTACTGTGGGTAATGGATCCATCTTGGCCTTGTTCGTATCACGGGTTCCTGTGTAGAAGTTTAGGTTATAATTGGGGAAGGATTAAACAAGTTTTATTTGCTTTGCCTCCAGGACTAGGACCAGTATACACAAGAAAATCTGTTTAATGACTTAGTGTATTGTTGTATTTACATGCCGATTGTTGTGTGTATGTCACAATTGTACCAGGACTTGTGAAAGCAACGGTTTCATAGACAGTGAAGCTTCAAGTCAAGCATTGGGACTACTACTGGAGGAAGTTATTCAGCATCAGGCATTGACACATTTCACTTTGTGCTTGGGTTAGAACACATGGTTCACAAAAGGCTGAGCAGCCACATATATCTGTGGGTAATAACTACTTGTGTTCCCTATAATATAACCAATCGAACATATTTTCTTAGAGATGCGTTCCTGTCATTCCTTCTGGAATTGTATGAGTATCTTTACCATTGCGTGTTGTCATTGCTTTGTTTAAGGGGGTATGTTTGT contains:
- the LOC142208497 gene encoding androgen-dependent TFPI-regulating protein-like, translated to MAAPAIVLHFSFLAWSIFAVWQNLEVTGSNRTHGANTYGGRWKYLTFLNQILQTAFFGVCLLCDLLQLCLSNRNRFCSVLGRLKDCIFATLAFPVGVFVFTSFWSIYAYDRELVYPKELDSIIPQWLNHAMHTFILPLIVIELFACSHQYPNKKNGISVLVVFAVAYLSWVHWVHYAADIWVYPILAKLDVVGMLVFFASSFLIMLIFYCLGEWLTRLRWGSGRPSKRKKKKKSN